The following coding sequences are from one Anopheles merus strain MAF unplaced genomic scaffold, AmerM5.1 LNR4000494, whole genome shotgun sequence window:
- the LOC121602533 gene encoding sodium-dependent phosphate transporter 1-A-like, whose protein sequence is MDPFDPDILWLVILGFVIAFILAFGIGANDVANSFGTSVGSGVLTIRQACWLATVCEVSGAVLIGYKVSDTMRKGILEVEMYKGSEIELMLGCLSALGSSALWLLVATFLKMPISGTHSIVGSTIGFSLVARGTQGLKWNTLLTIVGSWFISPVLSGLVSVLLFWMIRKFILNAKNPLRAGLFSLPLFYGTTLAVNVFSIVHDGPKLLYMDNIPLWVALAVSITLGIVVATLVQLFIVPWQKRKILNGDKTQFTVGDSDGDSSSNGSPRRAKRPLSLVASDGKPLPAITETTELVSLSSQHQQQASQNGLVKKLSNELSPGGPYSFNPEIVKKANSLLGAHDKTSLDNTDLTVTSLNYIDELQSYHGNGRFHLGTYFDRRNSTNVSPKSPDSGHLINGGLKEQPTVIALQNGKSPTSPKSDSTLPITDYTLMPQNVLLSSTEQDIKKTDMCKIEAAAGLEHPLISATLSPNSSKVPLIGAKEGSEEDNRRQKPVEESEDVSTLFSFLQVLTATFGSFAHGGNDVSNAIGPLIALFMIYREGSVLQKSETPLLILLYGGLGISVGLWLWGRRVIETIGNDLTKITPSTGFTIEIGAALTVLIASKIGLPISTTHCKVGSVVFVGQANSRPTTVDSGKHAHHAVTAQQKAVDWGLFRNIVYAWVVTVPVAALLSAGFMFALRAIVLP, encoded by the exons ATGGATCCTTTTGATCCCGATATTCTGTGGTTGGTGATCCTGGGCTTTGTAATAGCGTTTATTCTGGCATTTGGTATTGGTGCTAATGATGTTGCTAACTCGTTCGGTACGAGCGTTGGGTCGGGCGTGCTGACCATACGTCAGGCATGCTGGTTAGCCACCGTATGCGAAGTGTCCGGCGCTGTTCTCATAG GTTACAAGGTGTCCGATACGATGCGGAAAGGTATCCTAGAGGTCGAGATGTACAAGGGTAGCGAAATTGAGCTGATGCTTGGCTGCCTGTCGGCTCTGGGAAGCTCAGCGCTGTGGCTGCTGGTAGCAACGTTCCTTAAAATGCCCATCTCCGGCACACACAGCATTGTTGGATCGACGATCGGTTTCAGCCTGGTCGCCCGTGGCACGCAGGGACTCAAGTGGAACACACTGCTCACGATCGTTGGCTCATGGTTCATCTCGCCCGTGCTGAGCGGTTTGGTGAGCGTGCTGTTATTCTGGATGATTCGCAAATTCATCCTGAACGCGAAGAACCCTCTGCGGGCCGGACTGTTCTCGTTGCCGCTGTTCTATGGCACAACCTTGGCTGTGAATGTCTTTAGCATCGTGCACGATGGACCAAAAT TGCTGTACATGGATAACATCCCGCTGTGGGTGGCGCTTGCGGTCAGCATTACGCTTGGTATCGTCGTGGCAACGCTGGTACAGCTGTTTATTGTGCCGTGGCAAAAGCGTAAGATACTCAACGGCGACAAGACCCAATTCACGGTCGGCGACTCGGATGGAGATTCGTCATCGAACGGTAGCCCGCGCCGGGCGAAGCGACCGCTCTCTCTGGTGGCCAGCGATGGTAAACCGCTGCCAGCTATTACCGAGACAACCGAGCTGGTTTCACTGTCGtcgcagcatcagcaacaggCCTCACAAAATGGGTTGGTGAAGAAGCTCTCAAATGAGCTTTCGCCGGGCGGACCCTACAGCTTCAATCCGGAGATTGTAAAGAAGGCAAACAGCTTGCTTGGCGCGCACGACAAAACCAGCTTGGACAACACGGACCTAACGGTGACAAGCCTGAACTACATCGATGAGTTGCAATCGTACCATGGCAATGGACGCTTCCATCTCGGCACGTACTTTGACCGTCGCAACAGTACCAACGTATCGCCGAAATCACCCGACTCGGGACATCTGATCAATGGAGGATTGAA AGAACAACCTACCGTAATAGCACTGCAGAATGGCAAATCACCCACCAGTCCGAAGAGCGACAGTACTCTTCCGATAACCGACTACACGCTAATGCCACAGAACGTGCTGCTGAGCAGTACGGAGCAAGACATCAAAAAGACAGACATGTGCAAGATTGAAGCAGCCGCCGGTTTGGAACATCCGCTCATCAGTGCAACGCTCTCACCCAACTCGAGCAAAGTGCCATTGATTGGTGCGAAGGAAGGCTCCGAGGAGGACAACCGAAGGCAAAAGCCGGTCGAAGAGAGCGAAGACGTGTCAACCCTATTCTCCTTCCTCCAGGTTCTCACTGCTACGTTTGGTAGCTTTGCGCACGGTGGCAATGATGTCAG CAATGCCATTGGACCGCTGATCGCGCTATTCATGATCTATCGCGAGGGTTCGGTGCTGCAAAAGTCGGAAACGCCACTGTTGATCCTGTTGTATGGAGGATTGGGCATTTCGGTCGGTCTGTGGCTGTGGGGTCGGCGTGTGATCGAAACGATCGGTAATGATCTCACCAAGATTACTCCCTCGAC TGGTTTTACCATCGAAATCGGTGCCGCCCTGACTGTGCTAATAGCGTCCAAAATTGGTCTGCCCATTTCTACGACTCATTGTAAGGTGGGTTCAGTTGTGTTTGTTGGGCAGGCGAACTCACGGCCAACGACAGTCGATAGCGGTAAGCATGCGCATCATGCCGTGACTGCGCAACAGAAAGCGGTTGATTGGGGGCTGTTCCGAAACATCGTGTATGCTTGGGTAGTCACTGTTCCGGTGGCTGCCCTGCTGAGTGCCGGTTTTATGTTTGCCCTTCGCGCTATCGTGTTGCCTTAA